A single region of the Sulfitobacter geojensis genome encodes:
- a CDS encoding PAS domain-containing hybrid sensor histidine kinase/response regulator, with the protein MNRPDLRRHFRMFKDMSLFRLMGFVLVGVLALQLAVFLQHGKIDSPLAYPLPFIVGLAAGLLGGVIEYLLVTERNRAKAEADKKDKLFQALALSEERLSLATSRSSIWDWDLTTDKLYMSPGYATSLGYTPQELREAMQGSTVNLLHPDDVEKYLAKLHAHLENPSKGYLSEHRFRTKSGEYLWFLAFGQSVLDETGKVVRFNGVTTDISERIDLEARLDQVRKLEAIGKLSGGIAHDFNNLLAVIMGNLEMVRDDLTDPELIRMIDASLQATRRGADLTRSMLAFARKAPLEPEIIDLNAVVRHAKDWMRRGLPESIEVNLSLAAGLWQVRLDGPTLENAILNLLLNASDAMDAQGKLSIETSNVRIEETALDSRKQEIASGRYVMLAIGDNGTGIAEGILGNVFDPFFTTKGPGKGSGMGLAMVDGFVTQSGGNLQVETETGKGTRFKLFFPAVTPVENPNDAPPAQSSAQSPVGCSHFLLVEDETAVRNVLQANLEAAGYRVTTAASGDEAVQTYHATPDIDALITDMVMPGELQGAALALKLRERDPDLPVILMSGYTPDHPTPQGDMTAEHIRLTKPFSKQVLLDAIGRLCAQREMLSSAAQGDD; encoded by the coding sequence ATGAACAGGCCAGATTTGCGCCGCCACTTTCGCATGTTCAAGGACATGTCCCTGTTCAGGTTGATGGGGTTCGTATTGGTCGGCGTCCTTGCCCTTCAGCTCGCCGTATTTTTACAACACGGAAAGATCGATTCACCGCTCGCGTATCCGCTGCCGTTTATCGTCGGACTCGCGGCGGGGCTGTTGGGTGGCGTAATCGAATATCTGCTGGTCACAGAACGCAATCGCGCCAAAGCCGAAGCGGACAAGAAAGACAAATTGTTCCAAGCGCTTGCCCTGAGCGAGGAACGGCTTTCCCTTGCGACCAGCCGGTCCTCTATTTGGGACTGGGACCTCACTACCGATAAACTTTATATGTCGCCGGGTTACGCGACCAGTCTGGGATATACGCCGCAGGAGCTAAGGGAGGCAATGCAGGGGTCAACGGTGAACCTTCTGCATCCTGACGATGTCGAAAAGTACCTCGCGAAACTGCACGCCCATCTTGAAAACCCCTCCAAAGGCTATCTGAGCGAGCATCGTTTCAGGACCAAAAGCGGTGAATACCTGTGGTTTCTGGCTTTTGGTCAATCGGTTCTGGATGAAACCGGCAAGGTCGTTCGGTTTAACGGTGTCACCACCGATATTTCTGAACGGATCGATCTGGAGGCCCGCCTTGATCAGGTGCGCAAACTGGAAGCCATCGGCAAGCTGTCGGGCGGCATTGCGCATGATTTCAACAACCTGCTGGCCGTGATTATGGGCAACCTTGAAATGGTGCGCGATGATCTCACCGATCCGGAATTGATACGGATGATTGATGCCAGTCTGCAAGCCACACGGCGCGGTGCCGATCTGACGCGCTCCATGCTTGCCTTTGCCCGCAAAGCGCCGCTGGAACCGGAGATCATTGATTTGAACGCGGTCGTACGCCACGCGAAAGACTGGATGCGGCGCGGTTTGCCGGAATCGATCGAGGTCAACCTTTCGCTGGCGGCGGGGCTTTGGCAGGTCCGGCTTGACGGTCCAACGCTGGAAAACGCAATTCTGAACCTGTTGCTTAACGCCAGTGACGCGATGGACGCACAAGGAAAACTGAGCATCGAAACCTCAAATGTCCGGATCGAGGAAACTGCCCTCGATAGTCGCAAGCAGGAGATCGCGTCGGGCCGCTATGTGATGCTGGCAATCGGTGACAACGGTACGGGCATCGCCGAGGGCATTCTGGGCAATGTGTTTGATCCGTTCTTCACCACAAAGGGACCCGGAAAAGGATCCGGCATGGGGCTGGCGATGGTGGACGGGTTTGTCACCCAATCCGGCGGCAACCTTCAGGTCGAAACAGAAACCGGTAAGGGGACCCGTTTCAAACTTTTCTTCCCTGCTGTCACGCCCGTGGAAAACCCGAACGACGCGCCCCCTGCTCAAAGCAGCGCTCAAAGCCCCGTAGGATGCAGTCACTTCCTGCTGGTCGAAGACGAAACCGCCGTGCGCAATGTGCTGCAAGCAAACCTCGAAGCTGCCGGCTATCGGGTCACAACGGCCGCAAGTGGCGACGAAGCTGTTCAAACCTATCATGCAACGCCGGACATTGACGCGTTGATCACCGACATGGTGATGCCGGGAGAATTGCAAGGGGCTGCGCTGGCCCTGAAACTCAGAGAACGGGACCCTGATTTGCCGGTGATCCTGATGTCCGGCTACACGCCGGACCACCCGACACCGCAAGGTGACATGACCGCCGAACATATCCGCCTGACAAAACCATTCTCCAAGCAAGTCTTGCTTGATGCGATTGGGCGACTTTGCGCGCAGCGCGAAATGCTGTCATCCGCGGCACAAGGCGATGACTGA
- a CDS encoding HNH endonuclease, translating to MDGDFRTEFTRHPAGLKHRPALVLNADYRPLSYYPLSLWSWQDAIKAKWLDRVDIVAEYDDCVKSPTMTLKIPSVVVLKDFVKPQKRVAFTRFNLFLRDEFRCQYCGARGDLTFDHVVPRAAGGVTSWQNVVAACSPCNLSKGSKPLHRTGLHLRKPPRQPAAEELRNMGRKFPPNLLHESWMDFLYWDAELEA from the coding sequence ATGGATGGCGATTTCAGGACCGAATTTACCAGACACCCGGCGGGGCTGAAACACAGGCCCGCCTTGGTGTTGAATGCGGATTATCGACCGCTCAGCTATTATCCCTTGTCGCTATGGTCGTGGCAGGATGCGATCAAGGCGAAGTGGCTAGACCGCGTGGATATCGTTGCTGAATATGACGACTGCGTGAAAAGCCCGACCATGACGCTGAAAATTCCGTCAGTTGTTGTGTTGAAAGATTTTGTAAAACCTCAAAAGCGCGTGGCCTTCACGCGCTTTAATTTATTCTTGAGGGACGAATTCCGCTGCCAATATTGCGGTGCGCGCGGTGATCTGACCTTTGATCATGTGGTGCCACGGGCCGCGGGCGGGGTCACGTCATGGCAGAATGTGGTGGCGGCCTGTAGCCCGTGCAATCTGAGTAAGGGATCGAAACCCTTGCACCGCACCGGCTTGCATCTGCGCAAACCCCCGCGCCAACCCGCTGCAGAAGAGCTGCGCAATATGGGGCGCAAATTCCCGCCAAACCTGCTGCATGAAAGCTGGATGGATTTTCTGTACTGGGATGCAGAGCTGGAAGCCTGA
- a CDS encoding alpha/beta hydrolase: MTRVLNAVRREAKSGETRSVVVFLHGYGANGPDLLGLADPLGEHLPDTLFVAPNAPENVAGMPNGFQWFPIPWIDGSSEEESMRGMDSAVEDLNAFLDALMVDEDVLPEQVVLFGFSQGTMMALHVAPRREDAVAGVVAFSGRLLSPDLLADEAVVKPPVLLVHGDQDDVVPPQSLPEAAEALEAAGWKDVYAHIMNGTAHGIAPDGLSVALAFMRDKLGL, translated from the coding sequence ATGACACGGGTATTGAACGCCGTACGGCGCGAGGCAAAATCAGGGGAAACACGGTCGGTCGTGGTCTTTCTGCATGGCTACGGGGCGAATGGGCCAGACCTTTTGGGCCTTGCCGACCCCTTGGGCGAACATCTGCCCGACACTTTGTTCGTTGCGCCGAATGCACCGGAAAACGTGGCAGGCATGCCTAACGGGTTTCAGTGGTTTCCGATCCCTTGGATCGACGGGTCTTCCGAAGAAGAATCGATGCGCGGCATGGACAGCGCCGTCGAGGATCTAAACGCCTTTCTTGATGCGTTGATGGTGGATGAGGACGTGCTGCCCGAACAGGTCGTCTTGTTCGGCTTCTCCCAAGGCACGATGATGGCCCTGCATGTGGCGCCGCGCCGCGAAGACGCGGTTGCCGGCGTTGTGGCGTTTTCCGGCCGGCTGTTGTCACCGGATCTTCTGGCGGATGAGGCTGTGGTCAAACCGCCGGTCCTTCTGGTGCATGGCGATCAGGACGATGTTGTACCGCCGCAGTCCTTGCCCGAAGCCGCCGAAGCACTTGAGGCTGCCGGTTGGAAAGATGTCTACGCCCATATCATGAACGGCACCGCCCACGGCATTGCGCCGGATGGGCTGAGCGTGGCGCTGGCGTTTATGCGCGACAAACTGGGGCTGTAA
- a CDS encoding DNA-3-methyladenine glycosylase family protein, giving the protein MGGRAVSDLGRIIQTDADVAEGAAWLAQKDARFAQALVQTGPLPLRLKPDGFRGLLEIIVSQQVSVASANAIRARMQAAGLTTQAAVLGAGEEGLRHAGLSRPKIRYALILATSDLDYASLHDLDDSDAMARLTAITGIGPWSAQIYVMFCMGRADVFPPGDLALQVAAQNLFDLPARPGAQELAELAQAWTPWRSVAARALFAYYHILKNREGLG; this is encoded by the coding sequence ATGGGTGGCAGAGCTGTGAGTGATTTGGGTCGGATCATCCAAACTGATGCGGATGTGGCCGAGGGGGCTGCGTGGTTGGCACAAAAGGATGCGCGGTTTGCGCAGGCTCTGGTGCAGACCGGCCCGCTGCCGCTGCGGTTGAAACCGGACGGGTTTCGCGGATTGCTCGAAATCATCGTCAGCCAACAGGTCAGCGTCGCATCGGCAAACGCAATACGGGCGCGGATGCAGGCGGCAGGGCTGACCACGCAAGCGGCTGTGCTGGGCGCGGGCGAAGAGGGGCTGCGCCATGCGGGGCTCAGTCGTCCAAAGATACGGTATGCGTTGATTCTCGCAACGAGTGATCTGGATTACGCGTCGCTGCATGACCTTGACGACAGTGACGCCATGGCCCGGTTGACCGCGATCACCGGCATCGGCCCCTGGAGCGCGCAAATCTATGTGATGTTCTGCATGGGACGGGCGGATGTCTTTCCGCCGGGGGATCTGGCCTTGCAGGTGGCGGCGCAGAACCTTTTCGATCTGCCCGCGCGCCCCGGCGCGCAGGAACTTGCAGAACTGGCGCAGGCATGGACGCCGTGGCGGTCGGTTGCGGCCCGCGCGCTCTTTGCCTACTACCATATCTTGAAAAACAGGGAAGGTTTGGGATGA
- a CDS encoding precorrin-6A/cobalt-precorrin-6A reductase, whose product MEPTGHILLLAGSAEARQIAVALQEQGQTVRAVMSEPPRGADPMPVRYEVCADATEGRIAQAAHGARAIIDASHGFDGHMTRVGYGAAKACGLPFVTLSRPVWDTREDPLWQRATDIASAMPLITPKERVFSATGWASLPEYASFRGACLMVRQTTVHQRAMPFDFVEPVFGTAPFSVADEIALFKERRVDVLIARNLGGVPSRPKLEAAKALRLRVILIDRPALPKGVFVVDQVAQVMTWVAEL is encoded by the coding sequence ATGGAGCCGACGGGTCATATACTTTTGCTGGCGGGCAGTGCAGAGGCACGGCAGATCGCTGTGGCGTTGCAGGAGCAGGGCCAAACGGTGCGTGCGGTGATGTCCGAACCACCGCGCGGGGCGGACCCGATGCCGGTCCGCTATGAGGTTTGCGCAGACGCGACCGAGGGCAGGATTGCCCAAGCCGCCCACGGCGCGCGTGCGATTATCGACGCAAGTCACGGGTTTGACGGTCATATGACACGGGTAGGGTACGGGGCGGCCAAGGCCTGCGGGTTGCCGTTTGTCACCCTGTCGCGCCCTGTTTGGGACACGCGGGAAGACCCGTTGTGGCAAAGGGCCACAGATATCGCATCCGCCATGCCGCTCATCACCCCGAAGGAGCGGGTGTTCTCGGCCACGGGCTGGGCCAGCCTGCCGGAATACGCGTCGTTTCGGGGGGCCTGTCTGATGGTGCGCCAGACCACGGTGCATCAGCGCGCTATGCCCTTTGATTTCGTGGAACCGGTGTTCGGTACAGCACCATTTTCCGTGGCGGATGAAATAGCGTTGTTCAAGGAACGCCGCGTCGATGTGTTGATCGCGCGCAACCTGGGCGGTGTACCCAGCCGCCCCAAACTGGAGGCAGCCAAAGCCCTGCGTTTGCGGGTGATCCTGATAGATCGGCCTGCCTTGCCCAAAGGGGTGTTCGTGGTCGATCAGGTCGCGCAGGTAATGACATGGGTGGCAGAGCTGTGA
- a CDS encoding MFS transporter, whose protein sequence is MIDDTRAKRNVAVLVAAQAFLGSQITMIFVIGGLAGQQLSPNVCLATLPISMIVFGSMTTAPWLSPLMQKHGRRAGFLVGALGGLIGAVICAYALSISNFWVFLIGSYLTGIYMSSQGFFRFAATDTASEAFRPKAISYVMAGGLISAIIGPQLVSILSSGADATVMRFFPVYLAAMALNVIGMGLFFLLDIPKPPVPSVDAPKGRSLWQLLTTPRIAVAVICGMVAYALMNLVMTSTPLAVVGCGFQVADASNIVTGHVLAMFAPSFFTGHLIARFGVEKIVGVGMAILAVAGVVALQGVELGNFYIALILLGLGWNFGFIGATTMLAGAHEPHERGRMQGLNDLLVFGGVTFASLASGGLMNCSGGDAATGWAAVNMAMIPFLALAGGSLIWLVMRPKDA, encoded by the coding sequence ATGATTGATGACACCCGCGCCAAGCGCAACGTGGCTGTTCTGGTCGCGGCCCAAGCTTTTCTGGGCAGCCAGATCACGATGATTTTTGTGATTGGCGGTTTGGCAGGACAACAGCTTTCGCCAAATGTCTGCCTTGCCACCTTGCCGATATCGATGATCGTGTTCGGGTCGATGACCACCGCACCCTGGCTGTCGCCCCTGATGCAAAAACACGGGCGGCGCGCGGGTTTTTTGGTGGGGGCTCTGGGCGGATTGATCGGCGCGGTTATCTGCGCTTATGCCCTGAGCATCAGCAACTTCTGGGTCTTCCTGATCGGCAGCTATCTGACCGGCATCTATATGTCATCGCAAGGCTTCTTCCGCTTCGCCGCGACCGACACTGCCTCCGAAGCTTTCCGACCCAAAGCGATTTCCTATGTCATGGCAGGCGGGCTGATTTCGGCAATCATCGGACCGCAGCTGGTGTCGATCCTGTCCTCCGGCGCGGATGCCACCGTGATGCGGTTTTTTCCGGTCTATCTGGCAGCGATGGCCCTTAATGTGATCGGCATGGGCCTGTTCTTCCTGCTGGATATCCCGAAACCGCCAGTGCCATCTGTGGATGCCCCAAAAGGGCGCAGCCTATGGCAGCTGTTGACCACCCCGCGCATCGCCGTTGCCGTGATCTGTGGCATGGTGGCTTATGCGCTGATGAATCTGGTGATGACCTCCACGCCGCTGGCGGTTGTGGGCTGCGGGTTTCAGGTGGCGGATGCGTCCAATATCGTGACCGGCCACGTGCTGGCGATGTTCGCGCCATCGTTTTTCACCGGCCACCTGATCGCCCGTTTCGGCGTGGAAAAGATCGTCGGCGTGGGCATGGCAATCCTCGCAGTTGCTGGGGTTGTGGCCCTTCAGGGGGTCGAGCTGGGCAACTTTTATATCGCACTGATCCTGCTGGGCCTTGGCTGGAACTTCGGCTTTATCGGGGCGACAACGATGCTGGCCGGTGCGCATGAACCGCATGAACGCGGGCGCATGCAGGGGTTGAACGATCTATTGGTCTTTGGCGGCGTGACCTTTGCCTCGCTGGCGTCGGGCGGATTGATGAACTGTTCCGGCGGGGATGCCGCGACAGGCTGGGCCGCTGTGAACATGGCGATGATCCCGTTTCTGGCTTTGGCGGGCGGGTCGCTGATCTGGTTGGTGATGCGTCCGAAAGACGCGTAA
- a CDS encoding squalene/phytoene synthase family protein — protein MSFDADLTACATLVERADPWRFRAVMAAPLAARRQLFALYAFNVEVARAPWVTQEPMIAEMRLQWWRDVCEQIAKGEVVRRHEVATPLASVLTPPRAQLLDELVAARRWDIYKDAFEDAAHFARYIDQTAGHLAWVAASTLGQADEQVVRDAAFAAGIAAWLRAIPELEARGRIPLLDGTNEGVVTLAKDALARLAKARARRSTISRAARPALMHVGPAAAILSAAVKDPGAVIEGQLPDPVDGDRFGLAFRAITGRW, from the coding sequence ATGAGTTTTGACGCCGATCTGACAGCCTGCGCCACCTTGGTCGAACGGGCGGACCCGTGGCGGTTTCGCGCGGTGATGGCTGCCCCTCTGGCCGCGCGCCGACAGCTGTTTGCGCTTTATGCCTTCAACGTCGAAGTGGCCCGCGCCCCTTGGGTGACGCAGGAACCGATGATTGCCGAAATGCGTCTTCAATGGTGGCGCGATGTCTGTGAACAGATTGCCAAGGGCGAGGTGGTGCGCCGCCATGAGGTGGCAACACCGCTGGCATCTGTCCTGACCCCGCCTCGGGCGCAGCTATTGGATGAACTGGTCGCTGCAAGGCGCTGGGACATCTACAAGGACGCCTTTGAGGATGCTGCGCATTTTGCCCGCTATATTGACCAGACTGCCGGACATCTGGCGTGGGTCGCTGCGAGCACGCTGGGGCAGGCGGATGAACAGGTGGTACGTGATGCCGCCTTTGCTGCCGGTATTGCTGCGTGGTTGCGCGCCATTCCCGAACTTGAGGCGCGCGGCCGCATTCCGCTGCTTGACGGCACCAACGAGGGTGTTGTGACCTTGGCCAAGGATGCGTTGGCGCGGCTTGCCAAGGCGCGTGCGCGGCGTTCAACGATCAGCCGCGCGGCGCGCCCTGCGCTTATGCATGTGGGGCCCGCGGCGGCTATCCTGTCCGCGGCGGTCAAAGATCCCGGCGCGGTGATAGAGGGGCAACTGCCCGATCCCGTTGACGGGGACCGCTTTGGCCTTGCTTTCCGCGCGATCACCGGGCGCTGGTAG
- a CDS encoding class I SAM-dependent methyltransferase produces MTSDAMDAFFKLHSDLPREGPGEPADIAWATALAGIKPAAQMADVACGPGADIGPLLTAAPQGHVTALDKTAQFVDAARKDWHGDGQVTVLKADMAAIMNSYDLIWCAGAVYFLGVTQALSAWRKSLKPDGVIAFSEACWFTDTPSDQARALWDKEYPAMTDEAGITAQIAAAGYEVLGTRRLGDAAWEAYFTPLEARVQMLRPTADAALRAVLDETEAEIACWRAHRTEFGYVLSVVRPL; encoded by the coding sequence ATGACCTCTGACGCCATGGATGCCTTTTTCAAACTGCACAGCGATCTGCCCCGTGAAGGACCGGGGGAGCCTGCGGATATTGCATGGGCCACTGCGCTGGCAGGGATCAAACCCGCCGCACAGATGGCAGATGTGGCGTGTGGACCGGGGGCGGATATCGGCCCCTTGCTGACAGCCGCACCGCAGGGGCATGTGACCGCTCTCGACAAGACCGCGCAATTCGTTGATGCGGCGCGCAAAGATTGGCACGGTGACGGGCAGGTGACGGTGCTTAAGGCCGATATGGCTGCGATCATGAACAGCTATGATTTGATCTGGTGTGCCGGTGCCGTCTATTTTCTTGGGGTGACACAGGCGCTGAGCGCTTGGCGCAAATCCTTGAAACCGGATGGGGTGATCGCGTTTTCCGAAGCCTGCTGGTTCACCGATACCCCGTCTGATCAGGCCAGGGCGCTGTGGGACAAGGAATATCCAGCCATGACGGATGAGGCGGGTATCACCGCACAGATTGCGGCGGCGGGGTATGAGGTTTTGGGCACAAGACGTCTGGGTGATGCCGCATGGGAGGCTTATTTCACGCCGCTTGAAGCGCGTGTGCAGATGTTGCGCCCCACGGCGGACGCAGCCCTGCGCGCTGTCTTGGACGAGACAGAAGCGGAAATCGCCTGCTGGCGGGCACACCGCACCGAATTCGGGTATGTGTTGAGCGTTGTGCGCCCCCTATGA
- a CDS encoding alpha/beta hydrolase: protein MIRKVLTFLVSSLVITLGIALVLILSQRPAALPPGEGLDFTNTLAAAGPAPQPLTQVTMRDGYPLQVRRYAGQAADAPLLVLVHGSGWHGLQFDALARDLAASADVVVPDLRGHGTTPGRRGDINYINQFEDDLADLITATAKPDQKVVLAGHSSGGGLAIRFAGGAHGTMLDGAVLMAPFLKHNAPTMRPNAGGWAHPLLRRIIGLSMLNTFRITALNHLTIMQFRMPQVVLDGPLGDTATTAYSYRLNTGFAPRGDYLKDVAALPRFTLIAGTSDEAFDAAQYEPTLSAVTDKGRYVLVDGVGHLDIVDAPETRQAIESLINDL, encoded by the coding sequence ATGATCCGCAAGGTGCTGACTTTTCTCGTTTCGTCGCTTGTGATCACCTTGGGCATCGCGCTTGTTCTGATCCTGTCGCAACGCCCTGCCGCTTTGCCGCCCGGTGAGGGGCTCGATTTCACCAACACGCTTGCGGCAGCGGGGCCGGCACCGCAGCCCTTGACCCAAGTGACGATGCGCGACGGTTACCCGTTGCAGGTGCGCCGTTATGCGGGGCAGGCGGCGGATGCGCCATTGCTGGTGTTGGTCCACGGGTCCGGCTGGCACGGGTTGCAATTTGATGCATTGGCGCGCGATCTGGCGGCATCGGCTGATGTTGTCGTTCCCGACTTGCGCGGCCATGGCACAACACCCGGACGGCGCGGCGATATCAATTACATCAACCAGTTCGAAGACGATCTGGCCGATCTGATCACGGCCACGGCGAAACCGGATCAAAAGGTCGTGCTGGCGGGGCATTCATCGGGGGGCGGATTGGCAATCAGGTTTGCCGGTGGGGCGCATGGTACGATGTTGGATGGCGCCGTGCTGATGGCACCTTTTCTCAAACATAACGCCCCGACCATGCGCCCGAACGCGGGCGGCTGGGCGCATCCGCTGCTGCGCCGGATCATCGGGCTTAGCATGTTGAACACATTTCGCATCACTGCGCTGAACCACCTGACAATCATGCAGTTCCGCATGCCGCAAGTCGTGCTTGACGGCCCCTTGGGCGACACGGCGACAACGGCCTATTCTTACCGGTTGAACACCGGCTTTGCGCCGCGCGGCGACTATTTGAAAGATGTCGCGGCCCTGCCACGTTTCACCCTGATTGCAGGCACCTCCGACGAGGCATTTGATGCCGCGCAATATGAACCTACCTTGTCTGCTGTCACGGACAAAGGGCGATATGTCCTTGTCGATGGCGTGGGCCACCTCGACATCGTGGACGCGCCAGAAACACGCCAAGCGATAGAAAGCCTGATCAATGACCTCTGA
- the cimA gene encoding citramalate synthase, with protein MKQRLSLYDTTLRDGQQTQGVQFSTDEKHQIAHALDALGLDYIEGGWPGANPTDNAFFDTAPQTRAKLTAFGMTKRPGISAQNDDVLAAVLNAGTKSVCIVGKTHEFHVTKALGITLEENLVLLRDSVAHLVASGREALFDAEHFFDGYKSNPDYALECLKTVHDAGARWIVLCDTNGGTLPAEIGKITSEVIAAGIPGDHLGIHTHDDTENAVACTLAAVDAGARQIQGTLNGLGERCGNANLTAIIPILLLKEPYASLYETGIPEKALKGLTRTSRMLDEILNRVPRKQAGFVGASAFAHKAGLHASAIAKDPTTYEHIDPALVGNARIIPMSNQAGQSNLRKRLTAAGLDVAKGDPALGRILEEVKARESEGYAYDTAQASFELLARGVLGQLPELFEVKRYRVTVERRKNKYDKMVSLSEAVVVVKVDGEKRQSVSESMDEAGSDRGPVNALAKALAKDLGQYSALIEDMRLVDFKVRITQGGTEAVTRVTIDSEDGQGQRWSTVGVSANIIDASFEALLDAIRWKLIRDMKEPEG; from the coding sequence ATGAAACAACGCCTCTCCCTCTATGACACCACCCTGCGCGACGGGCAGCAAACCCAAGGCGTGCAATTCTCAACCGACGAAAAACACCAGATCGCCCATGCGCTCGATGCCCTTGGCTTGGATTATATCGAGGGCGGCTGGCCCGGTGCCAATCCCACCGACAACGCCTTTTTCGACACTGCCCCGCAAACCCGTGCCAAGCTGACCGCCTTTGGCATGACCAAACGCCCCGGTATTTCAGCGCAGAATGACGATGTGCTGGCCGCCGTGCTGAACGCGGGTACGAAATCGGTCTGCATCGTCGGCAAGACCCATGAATTCCACGTCACCAAAGCCCTTGGCATCACGCTGGAGGAAAACCTAGTCCTGCTGCGCGATAGCGTCGCGCATCTGGTTGCCTCGGGGCGCGAAGCGCTGTTTGATGCGGAACACTTTTTCGACGGGTATAAGTCTAATCCAGATTACGCGCTGGAATGCCTGAAAACCGTCCATGATGCCGGTGCCCGCTGGATCGTGCTTTGCGATACCAATGGCGGCACGCTGCCGGCGGAGATCGGCAAGATCACCTCCGAAGTGATTGCGGCGGGCATCCCCGGTGATCACCTTGGCATTCATACCCATGACGACACGGAAAATGCCGTGGCTTGCACGCTGGCCGCAGTCGACGCAGGCGCGCGCCAGATTCAAGGGACGTTGAACGGGCTTGGCGAACGTTGTGGCAATGCCAATCTCACGGCGATCATTCCGATCCTGCTGCTGAAAGAACCCTATGCGAGCCTCTATGAAACGGGGATTCCTGAAAAGGCGCTGAAGGGGCTGACGCGCACCAGCCGGATGTTGGATGAAATCCTGAACCGTGTGCCACGCAAACAGGCGGGTTTTGTCGGGGCGTCGGCCTTTGCCCATAAGGCGGGGCTGCATGCCAGCGCCATCGCCAAAGATCCCACCACTTATGAACATATCGACCCTGCGCTGGTCGGCAATGCGCGGATCATCCCGATGTCCAATCAGGCGGGTCAATCCAACCTGCGCAAACGCCTGACCGCGGCGGGGCTGGATGTGGCCAAGGGCGATCCGGCATTGGGGCGCATTCTTGAAGAGGTCAAGGCGCGAGAATCCGAGGGCTATGCCTATGACACCGCACAGGCCAGTTTCGAATTGCTGGCGCGCGGCGTTCTGGGGCAACTGCCCGAACTGTTCGAGGTGAAAAGATACCGTGTCACTGTCGAGCGGCGCAAAAACAAATACGACAAGATGGTCAGCCTGTCCGAAGCGGTTGTGGTGGTCAAAGTCGACGGCGAGAAACGCCAGTCCGTCAGCGAAAGCATGGACGAGGCGGGCAGCGACCGTGGCCCTGTTAACGCGCTGGCCAAGGCCTTGGCCAAGGATCTCGGGCAGTATTCTGCCTTGATCGAAGACATGCGGTTGGTCGATTTCAAGGTGCGTATCACCCAAGGCGGTACCGAAGCGGTGACCCGTGTGACCATCGACAGCGAGGACGGACAGGGGCAGCGTTGGTCCACGGTCGGCGTCAGTGCGAACATAATAGACGCGAGTTTCGAAGCTTTGCTCGACGCGATCCGCTGGAAATTGATCCGCGATATGAAAGAGCCCGAAGGATGA